In Dysgonomonadaceae bacterium zrk40, one genomic interval encodes:
- a CDS encoding energy transducer TonB: protein MDKDEVKKSPKANLEVHRNTFILMGLVVGLSLLFFAFEWSTQTRKLDETVLVQDVLAEEEIEITRREPTPPPPPPPPEPETPEIIEVVEEKVETKLEIKTEDDQSQRQMQTYVPPPPPKPKQEEVTEEIFVVVEDQPLFPGGNAAMMKFLSDNIKYPVIAQENNIQGRVICNFVVEKDGSITDVQVVRGVDPTLDREAVRVIQQMPRWKPGKQRGQAVRVRFTLPVVFRLQN from the coding sequence ATGGACAAAGATGAAGTAAAAAAATCGCCAAAAGCGAATTTGGAAGTACATCGGAACACCTTTATCCTGATGGGATTAGTGGTGGGTCTGTCACTTCTTTTCTTCGCTTTTGAATGGTCCACACAAACCAGAAAACTGGACGAGACTGTCCTCGTTCAGGATGTGTTGGCCGAAGAAGAAATTGAGATTACTCGTCGTGAGCCCACTCCTCCTCCTCCCCCTCCACCACCGGAACCGGAAACACCCGAGATTATTGAAGTGGTAGAGGAGAAGGTTGAAACGAAGCTGGAGATCAAGACCGAGGATGACCAGTCGCAACGACAGATGCAAACCTATGTTCCGCCCCCACCTCCCAAGCCAAAGCAAGAAGAGGTGACCGAAGAGATCTTCGTGGTGGTAGAAGACCAGCCACTCTTCCCAGGTGGTAATGCCGCCATGATGAAGTTTCTCAGTGACAATATCAAGTATCCAGTGATTGCACAGGAGAACAATATTCAGGGACGTGTGATCTGTAACTTTGTAGTTGAAAAGGATGGCAGCATTACCGACGTACAGGTTGTGCGTGGTGTGGACCCCACGCTCGACAGAGAAGCAGTCAGGGTGATACAGCAGATGCCTAGATGGAAGCCCGGTAAACAGCGTGGACAGGCAGTACGTGTCCGTTTCACCCTTCCGGTGGTATTCCGCCTCCAGAACTGA
- a CDS encoding polyprenyl synthetase family protein, with the protein MNQKISLFEKKIGDAIGEVLLREKPESLFDPVRYILSIGGKRLRPLLTLLAADMFGADPEVALEPALAVEIFHNFSLLHDDLMDQADIRRGMPTVHRKWNANSAILSGDAMMIESYRHVANVAPHLLPQVLDIFSNMAMDVCKGQQYDMDFESRLNVQEDEYLEMIRLKTAVLLGSALKLGAILAEAPPEDADHLYRYGVHIGIAFQLKDDLLDIYGDPVTFGKKIGGDILANKKTYLLIKALHNADKTQRAALEQWITATNYVAEEKITFVKNLYDQLNLKQQAENLIEKYYLASLDLLSSIRVAEDRKMDLLRLSEKLMYREK; encoded by the coding sequence ATGAATCAGAAGATATCACTTTTTGAGAAGAAAATCGGTGACGCCATCGGAGAGGTGTTGCTCCGTGAGAAGCCTGAATCGTTGTTCGACCCAGTCCGCTACATCCTATCCATCGGCGGAAAGCGTTTGCGTCCCCTGCTCACCCTACTGGCTGCCGATATGTTTGGGGCTGACCCGGAAGTAGCATTAGAGCCTGCTTTGGCGGTGGAGATCTTCCACAACTTTTCCCTGTTGCATGATGACCTGATGGATCAGGCTGATATTCGACGGGGCATGCCTACCGTACATCGGAAGTGGAATGCCAACAGTGCCATCCTCTCGGGCGATGCCATGATGATTGAATCATACCGCCATGTGGCAAATGTTGCTCCCCACTTGCTCCCTCAAGTGCTCGACATCTTTTCTAACATGGCTATGGATGTTTGTAAGGGACAGCAGTACGACATGGATTTTGAATCACGGCTCAACGTGCAGGAGGATGAATATCTTGAGATGATTCGCCTCAAGACAGCGGTGCTGCTGGGCAGTGCGCTCAAGTTAGGAGCAATTCTGGCTGAGGCTCCACCGGAAGATGCTGACCATCTTTATCGCTACGGGGTTCACATAGGCATTGCTTTTCAATTGAAGGATGATCTTTTGGATATATATGGTGATCCTGTCACCTTCGGGAAGAAGATAGGTGGAGACATCCTTGCAAACAAAAAGACCTACCTGCTGATCAAGGCTCTTCATAATGCCGATAAAACCCAACGAGCCGCACTTGAACAATGGATTACCGCTACCAATTATGTTGCAGAGGAAAAAATTACTTTTGTTAAAAATCTTTACGATCAATTAAATTTGAAACAGCAGGCTGAGAATCTCATTGAAAAGTATTACCTTGCATCTTTAGATCTGCTCTCCTCAATCAGGGTAGCAGAAGATCGGAAAATGGATTTACTCCGGTTGTCGGAAAAGCTGATGTACCGCGAGAAATAA
- a CDS encoding biopolymer transporter ExbD: protein MAKTTRKVPALNASSMADISFLLLTFFLLVSNMDVDSGLARRLPPPPQTEEQTTVDVQRRNLLVVLVNAQNETMVQNQQGSEWYSNAEELRGTGSKVALKDKVKEFVLNTSNSEQLPELTEEDFGAPIGIVPVTDQHVISIQNDATTSYKTYIAVQNEVVRAYNELREEGARKYFNTSYDELTDDQQGQINDLYPQRISEAEPKNYGGQ from the coding sequence ATGGCAAAAACAACTAGAAAAGTTCCGGCACTCAACGCAAGTTCCATGGCGGACATTTCTTTCCTGTTGCTGACCTTCTTCCTGCTGGTATCCAATATGGACGTCGATTCCGGATTGGCACGCCGTCTACCACCACCACCACAGACCGAGGAACAGACTACGGTCGACGTGCAACGCAGAAACCTGCTGGTGGTACTGGTGAACGCTCAAAACGAGACAATGGTCCAGAATCAACAAGGAAGTGAATGGTACTCCAACGCGGAAGAATTGCGTGGTACCGGGAGTAAGGTTGCGCTCAAGGACAAGGTGAAGGAGTTCGTACTGAACACTTCAAACAGTGAACAGCTTCCGGAATTGACTGAAGAAGATTTTGGCGCTCCCATCGGCATTGTGCCGGTTACGGATCAGCATGTAATCTCCATTCAGAATGATGCCACCACCAGTTATAAGACCTATATCGCCGTGCAGAACGAAGTGGTAAGGGCTTACAATGAGCTGAGGGAGGAAGGTGCCCGGAAATATTTCAATACCTCATACGATGAGCTGACGGATGATCAGCAGGGACAGATCAACGATCTCTACCCGCAACGTATCTCTGAGGCAGAACCTAAAAACTACGGAGGACAATAA
- a CDS encoding tRNA1(Val) (adenine(37)-N6)-methyltransferase, translating to MSNPFFKFKQFTVYHDRCAMKVGTDGVLLGAWASVDGCTHLLDVGTGSGLIALMLAQRCRNAFVTAIDPDEDAIKQAEENVKASLFAERITVVGTRFQDFTIKTSKRFDLIVCNPPFFARSLLPPDAGRANARHSVSLSLEELMQGAHRCLSPEGHLALILPAERLVEMAALSAHFGFQLRRLTHVVPSSGKPVRRILAEFSRSPGEPVETELLLEVSRHHYSPAYIELVRDFYLNL from the coding sequence ATGTCGAACCCCTTTTTTAAGTTTAAACAATTCACCGTTTATCACGACCGTTGCGCCATGAAGGTGGGTACTGACGGTGTCCTGCTCGGCGCATGGGCTTCTGTGGATGGGTGTACCCATCTGTTGGATGTGGGTACCGGCTCTGGTTTGATCGCGTTGATGCTTGCACAACGGTGCAGGAATGCTTTTGTAACTGCGATTGATCCCGATGAGGATGCCATAAAGCAGGCTGAAGAAAATGTGAAGGCATCTCTCTTCGCCGAGAGAATCACTGTTGTGGGCACACGTTTCCAGGATTTCACAATCAAAACATCAAAACGTTTCGACCTGATTGTCTGCAATCCCCCGTTTTTTGCCCGGTCATTGCTGCCACCGGATGCTGGAAGAGCCAATGCACGACATTCCGTCAGCCTCTCACTTGAAGAGCTGATGCAAGGTGCTCACCGCTGCCTCTCACCGGAGGGACATCTGGCCCTTATTCTCCCTGCCGAAAGGCTCGTTGAAATGGCAGCGTTGTCTGCTCATTTCGGGTTCCAGTTGCGACGGCTGACACACGTGGTCCCTTCCTCCGGGAAGCCGGTTCGCAGAATACTGGCTGAGTTTTCACGCTCTCCCGGCGAGCCGGTGGAAACTGAGCTACTGCTGGAGGTGTCTCGCCATCACTATTCACCCGCTTATATCGAGCTGGTTCGTGACTTCTATCTCAACCTCTGA
- the hpt gene encoding hypoxanthine phosphoribosyltransferase, with translation MKEVITIKDRDFELFIEQEVVEQGIKRIAGKMNADLEGKNPIFVAVLNGAFMFAGELMKEVNIASEITFVRLASYHGTTTTNDVKEVLGLNESIEGRCVVIVEDIVDSGNTMVSLLEQMKALRPSEVRIATLLFKPAALKQKLHLDYVALEIPNDFIVGYGLDYDGYGRNLKDIYKVK, from the coding sequence GTGAAAGAAGTAATCACAATCAAAGACAGAGACTTTGAGTTGTTCATTGAGCAAGAGGTAGTTGAACAGGGGATAAAACGCATCGCCGGTAAGATGAACGCCGACCTGGAGGGAAAGAACCCAATATTTGTGGCTGTTCTTAACGGTGCTTTCATGTTTGCCGGAGAGCTCATGAAGGAGGTGAACATCGCGAGTGAGATCACCTTCGTGCGCCTGGCTTCATACCATGGAACAACCACCACCAATGATGTGAAGGAGGTGCTCGGCCTCAACGAAAGCATTGAGGGTCGGTGTGTGGTGATTGTTGAAGACATCGTGGATAGCGGCAACACTATGGTTTCTCTTCTGGAACAGATGAAAGCACTTCGTCCCAGTGAGGTTCGGATTGCCACCCTCCTCTTCAAACCCGCGGCATTGAAACAAAAATTACATCTGGATTATGTTGCACTGGAGATTCCCAACGATTTTATTGTGGGGTATGGTCTTGATTATGACGGATACGGCCGCAACCTGAAGGATATTTACAAGGTGAAATAA
- a CDS encoding TatD family hydrolase: MTLIDTHAHLFTDEFRPDLDEVVKRAQVAGVELILLPNIDETTISDLKNATASHPAHLLPMMGLHPTSVTKEWKQQLEVIGRELDQNCYVAVGEIGVDLYWDQSLREEQLSAFEEQLRWSIEKDLPVSIHFRNALNEVIQCIERVGPERLRGVFHSFGGSKEDLQQILSLKNFMVGVNGVTTFKNAGVAETLAICPHEKLILETDSPYLTPVPFRGKRNESSYITFIARRVASIWQISEEEVAAITTRNASHLFRRIGEGVQPSAGNKQ, from the coding sequence ATGACATTGATCGATACCCATGCACATCTTTTCACCGATGAGTTTCGGCCTGATCTGGATGAGGTGGTGAAACGGGCTCAGGTTGCCGGTGTGGAGCTGATACTGCTTCCAAACATAGATGAAACTACCATCTCTGATCTGAAAAACGCAACTGCAAGCCATCCGGCTCATCTACTTCCGATGATGGGGCTTCATCCCACCAGTGTGACAAAGGAGTGGAAGCAACAACTGGAGGTCATTGGTCGCGAACTCGATCAGAATTGTTACGTAGCGGTGGGTGAGATTGGTGTCGATCTCTACTGGGATCAATCACTACGTGAGGAGCAGCTCAGCGCCTTTGAGGAACAGCTCAGATGGAGCATCGAAAAGGATCTGCCGGTCTCCATCCATTTCAGGAATGCGCTCAACGAGGTGATTCAATGCATCGAAAGGGTAGGTCCTGAACGCCTGCGGGGAGTCTTTCACAGCTTCGGTGGTTCGAAAGAGGATCTACAACAGATCCTTTCGCTGAAGAACTTCATGGTGGGTGTCAATGGTGTAACCACCTTCAAGAATGCCGGCGTGGCAGAAACGCTTGCCATTTGTCCACACGAGAAGTTGATCCTGGAGACCGATTCCCCCTATCTGACACCGGTGCCTTTTCGGGGCAAGAGAAACGAATCATCATACATCACCTTTATTGCCCGACGAGTGGCTTCTATATGGCAGATCAGCGAAGAGGAGGTGGCGGCCATCACCACCCGCAATGCATCTCATCTTTTCAGACGGATAGGGGAGGGCGTGCAACCATCTGCGGGAAATAAACAGTGA
- a CDS encoding biopolymer transporter ExbD — translation MGKFNKGGKKEMPALNSSSMPDIVFAILFFFMVTTTMRSETLMVRMKLPTASEVQKLEKKSLVTYINIGPPMETRLGTGTQMQLNDRFAQVSEIQDYIAQEKASMNEADQPLMTVSIKADEETRMQYITDVKQALRQAYALKISYSARQGQNK, via the coding sequence ATGGGAAAATTTAATAAGGGTGGCAAGAAAGAGATGCCTGCATTGAACTCTTCGTCGATGCCCGATATTGTATTCGCCATTCTGTTCTTCTTCATGGTGACCACCACCATGCGTTCAGAGACGCTGATGGTGCGGATGAAATTGCCCACAGCTTCCGAAGTACAGAAACTGGAGAAAAAGTCACTGGTGACTTACATCAACATCGGTCCCCCGATGGAAACGCGACTGGGTACTGGTACCCAGATGCAGCTGAACGACCGGTTTGCACAGGTTTCGGAAATTCAGGATTACATTGCCCAGGAAAAGGCAAGTATGAACGAAGCTGACCAGCCGCTGATGACCGTATCAATCAAGGCCGACGAAGAGACTCGCATGCAGTACATCACTGATGTGAAGCAGGCGTTAAGACAGGCCTATGCATTGAAGATCAGCTATTCTGCCCGCCAGGGACAGAACAAGTAA
- a CDS encoding MotA/TolQ/ExbB proton channel family protein translates to MKKLFAILAIFGMMSVGLSSVLLAQETTPAEQTEEVVTAPVETASTAVEETSTGGFHQALKTKFIEGGASFMSLIMIALILGLAFSLERIIYLSLADVDPDSLLDKVGDALDRGDVEAAKDIARNTRGPVASIVYQGLLRLDQGADVVERSIVSYGGVQSGLLERNLSWITLFIAIAPSLGFLGTVVGMVQAFDDIQRAGDMSPTIVAGGMKVALITTVGGLIVALILQVIYNFILSKMEGILNKMEDASIKFLDQVIKYNVKYKNL, encoded by the coding sequence ATGAAAAAGTTATTTGCAATTTTAGCAATCTTCGGAATGATGTCTGTAGGATTGTCATCGGTTCTTTTGGCACAAGAAACCACTCCGGCTGAACAAACAGAAGAAGTTGTTACCGCACCTGTAGAAACAGCCTCCACTGCAGTTGAGGAAACATCCACCGGCGGATTTCATCAGGCACTGAAGACAAAATTCATTGAAGGTGGTGCCAGCTTTATGAGCTTGATCATGATCGCTCTGATCCTTGGTCTTGCGTTCAGTCTGGAAAGAATTATCTATCTCAGCCTGGCTGATGTGGACCCCGATTCTTTGCTCGATAAAGTGGGAGACGCATTAGACAGAGGTGATGTAGAGGCAGCCAAGGACATCGCCCGCAATACAAGAGGACCTGTTGCATCAATCGTATACCAGGGACTGCTTCGTTTGGACCAGGGTGCTGATGTGGTGGAACGCTCCATCGTTTCATACGGCGGCGTACAGTCCGGTCTGCTTGAAAGAAACCTTTCCTGGATCACCCTCTTCATCGCCATTGCTCCTTCACTCGGATTCTTGGGTACAGTAGTAGGTATGGTACAGGCTTTCGATGACATCCAGAGAGCAGGTGACATGAGCCCGACAATTGTAGCCGGCGGTATGAAGGTTGCCCTTATCACCACAGTAGGTGGTTTGATCGTAGCCCTGATTCTGCAGGTGATCTACAACTTTATCCTCAGCAAGATGGAAGGCATCCTCAACAAGATGGAAGATGCTTCAATCAAATTCCTGGATCAGGTGATCAAATACAACGTTAAATACAAAAACTTGTAA
- a CDS encoding exo-alpha-sialidase: MKKIILIALTMVMALLSVEGADTLRVKQTRIPILIDREDNVLFYIRLEASESKQLDEIALRFAQETDMKAVKAVRLWYGGTEAPQHRNTLRYAPVQYVSSHDRGRTRVANPSYSLEVQEIATPEREVLFKPAYPLFPGINFFWVSLEMHQDASLLTTVDVEMVSAELDGVMAPLLFANEAVTHRMGIGVRHAGDDNVAAYRIPGLVTTNKGTLLGVYDVRYNSSVDLQEYVDVGLSRSTDKGQSWEKMRLPLSFGEYGGLPKAQNGVGDPAILVDEHTGTIWIAALWTHGMGNGRAWVNSMDGNEIHSTGQLVLTKSCDDGKSWSEPINITPQVKDPSWNLLLQGPGMGITMQDGTLVFPIQYIDSTRVPNAGIMYSKDNGESWTIHNHARTNTTEAQVAEVEPGVLMLNMRDNRGGSRAVSITRDLGKTWVEHPSSRSVLQEPVCMASLINVPASENLLGRDILLFANPNSTQHRNQITIKASLDGGLTFPEEHQLLLDEDFGWGYSCLTMIDEETVGILYESSVAHMTFQAVKLTDIVKTIF, encoded by the coding sequence ATGAAAAAAATTATTTTAATCGCATTGACAATGGTAATGGCTCTTCTCTCAGTTGAGGGAGCAGATACCCTTCGGGTGAAGCAGACCCGAATTCCGATACTGATTGACCGGGAAGACAATGTCCTGTTCTACATTCGTCTGGAAGCATCGGAAAGTAAACAATTGGATGAGATAGCTCTCCGTTTCGCTCAAGAGACAGATATGAAGGCGGTGAAGGCTGTCAGACTCTGGTATGGCGGCACCGAAGCACCGCAGCACAGGAATACGCTTCGCTATGCCCCCGTGCAATATGTTTCAAGTCACGACCGTGGCAGGACAAGGGTGGCCAATCCTTCCTATTCACTGGAGGTGCAGGAAATCGCAACACCCGAGAGGGAGGTGCTTTTCAAGCCTGCCTATCCCCTTTTTCCCGGCATCAATTTCTTTTGGGTGAGCCTGGAGATGCATCAGGATGCATCGCTACTCACCACAGTGGATGTGGAGATGGTCTCTGCCGAGCTCGACGGTGTAATGGCGCCCCTGTTGTTCGCAAACGAAGCTGTTACCCACCGCATGGGAATTGGCGTACGTCACGCCGGTGATGACAATGTGGCAGCTTACCGCATCCCCGGATTGGTGACTACAAACAAAGGAACATTACTGGGTGTGTATGATGTGCGTTACAACAGCAGTGTTGATCTGCAGGAATATGTGGATGTGGGGCTGAGTAGAAGTACTGATAAGGGACAGAGTTGGGAGAAGATGCGTTTGCCTCTCAGTTTCGGGGAATATGGAGGACTGCCCAAGGCGCAAAATGGCGTGGGTGATCCTGCCATCTTAGTGGATGAGCATACAGGTACCATCTGGATAGCTGCGCTCTGGACACATGGTATGGGTAACGGTCGTGCATGGGTCAATTCAATGGACGGTAATGAAATTCACAGCACGGGACAGTTGGTGCTCACAAAAAGTTGTGACGACGGCAAGAGCTGGTCGGAGCCGATCAACATCACCCCACAAGTGAAAGATCCCTCCTGGAACCTTCTGCTACAGGGACCCGGAATGGGGATCACCATGCAGGACGGCACACTGGTATTTCCGATACAATATATTGATTCCACCAGGGTTCCCAATGCCGGAATCATGTATAGCAAAGATAACGGTGAGAGTTGGACCATCCATAACCATGCCCGCACCAACACCACCGAGGCTCAGGTGGCAGAGGTAGAACCGGGAGTGTTGATGCTTAACATGCGGGATAACCGTGGCGGTAGCAGGGCGGTATCCATTACCCGCGATCTTGGAAAAACATGGGTAGAGCATCCCTCTTCGCGGAGCGTGCTGCAGGAGCCTGTCTGCATGGCGAGTCTGATCAACGTCCCCGCATCGGAGAACCTGCTGGGTCGTGACATCCTTCTATTCGCCAATCCCAATTCCACACAACACCGCAATCAAATCACCATCAAGGCCAGTCTCGACGGAGGGTTGACCTTCCCGGAGGAGCATCAGCTGCTGCTTGATGAGGATTTTGGCTGGGGTTACTCCTGCCTGACCATGATTGATGAAGAGACGGTAGGAATACTCTACGAGAGCAGCGTAGCACACATGACTTTTCAGGCGGTGAAGCTGACAGATATCGTGAAAACCATATTTTAG
- the lon gene encoding endopeptidase La yields the protein MNPFKKNSIHTEESESNVISFIASDFIDGNTDIDESGLKETLPLLPLRNTIVFPGSTLPISVGRKKSLALIKALGKKQRYIGLVCQKDASVEDPEAEDLYRLGVLAEVIRVIELADDNMSIIVQAKKRFEWQELTQKTPFMKGTYHLMETIKAPKDDKEYKAILDSIRESMVHMLQMLGEPPKELIQTILSEAFSDMLIGYCGTNLPIDSREKQELLSIRDEKEQAYRLLMILNRESQILELKMNIQMKTREDLNQQQKEYFLQQQIRTIQEELGGNTQQIEIDEFRKKGHGKKWSTAVAETFEKEVQKLERLNPQSPDYSVQYGYLQTILELPWNEYTKDNFNLKHAQKILDRDHFGMEKVKERIIEHLAVLKLKGDLKSPILCLYGPPGVGKTSLGKSIAEALNRKYVRVSLGGLHDEAEIRGHRRTYIGAIPGRIIQNIQKSGTSNPVFVLDEVDKIGNDFRGDPSSALLEVLDPEQNMAFHDNYLSIDYDLSKVLFIATANNLNSIPQPLLDRMELINVGGYITEEKIEISHRHLVPKELLNHGIEKGAFNIPKPTLQRIIENYTRESGVRELNKKIAKIMRRVARRVAAEEPYPRSLKVQDIREYLGVEQYSRDRYQGNEYAGVVTGLAWTAVGGEILFVESSLSRGKGAKLTLTGNLGDVMKESAMLAMEYIHSHAEELEIDPELFDNWNTHIHVPEGAIPKDGPSAGITMITSLASVYTQRKVRANVAMTGEITLRGKVLPVGGIREKILAAKRAGISDIILCKENQKDIEEIKADYVKGLTFHYVSDVKEVLDAALLPEKVANAKNLAVAK from the coding sequence ATGAATCCATTCAAAAAAAACAGCATACATACCGAGGAGAGTGAATCGAACGTGATCTCATTTATCGCCAGCGACTTTATTGATGGCAATACTGATATAGACGAATCTGGACTGAAAGAGACACTGCCGTTGCTGCCACTGCGCAACACAATCGTCTTTCCCGGCAGCACGCTTCCCATTTCGGTTGGAAGAAAAAAGTCGCTTGCACTGATAAAGGCACTGGGTAAGAAACAACGCTACATCGGACTGGTATGCCAGAAGGATGCCAGCGTGGAAGATCCCGAAGCCGAAGACCTCTATCGTCTGGGGGTGTTGGCAGAGGTGATCCGCGTGATCGAGCTTGCTGACGATAACATGAGCATCATCGTACAGGCTAAGAAACGATTCGAGTGGCAGGAACTCACCCAAAAAACGCCCTTCATGAAGGGCACCTACCACCTGATGGAGACCATCAAGGCACCAAAAGATGACAAGGAATACAAAGCAATTCTCGACTCCATCCGTGAGTCAATGGTGCACATGCTGCAGATGTTGGGAGAGCCACCCAAGGAGCTGATTCAAACCATCCTGAGCGAAGCCTTCTCCGACATGCTGATTGGATACTGCGGCACCAACCTACCGATCGACAGCCGGGAGAAGCAGGAGCTACTGAGTATCCGCGACGAAAAGGAGCAGGCCTACCGTCTGTTGATGATCCTCAACCGGGAGTCACAGATCCTGGAGCTGAAGATGAACATCCAGATGAAGACAAGGGAGGATCTCAATCAACAGCAGAAGGAGTACTTCCTGCAACAGCAGATCAGAACCATCCAGGAGGAGCTGGGAGGCAACACCCAGCAGATCGAGATTGATGAGTTCCGTAAAAAGGGACACGGGAAGAAGTGGAGCACGGCTGTTGCCGAGACCTTTGAGAAAGAGGTGCAGAAGTTGGAGCGGCTCAACCCGCAGTCGCCCGACTACTCGGTGCAATACGGTTACCTGCAGACCATCCTGGAGTTGCCCTGGAACGAATATACGAAAGACAATTTCAACCTCAAGCATGCGCAGAAGATTCTGGATCGCGACCACTTTGGCATGGAGAAGGTGAAGGAGCGTATCATTGAGCACCTGGCGGTGCTCAAGTTGAAGGGCGATCTCAAATCGCCCATCCTCTGTCTTTACGGCCCCCCGGGGGTGGGCAAGACCTCTCTGGGCAAGTCAATCGCTGAGGCGTTGAACCGCAAGTACGTACGGGTATCGCTGGGGGGACTGCACGATGAGGCGGAGATCCGCGGTCATCGCCGCACCTATATTGGAGCCATTCCGGGGCGCATCATCCAGAACATACAGAAGTCAGGCACCTCCAACCCGGTGTTCGTACTCGACGAAGTTGACAAGATCGGCAACGACTTCCGCGGTGATCCCTCCTCGGCACTGCTGGAGGTGCTCGACCCGGAACAGAACATGGCATTCCACGACAACTACCTCTCCATCGATTACGACCTCTCGAAGGTACTCTTCATTGCAACGGCCAACAACCTGAACAGCATCCCGCAACCACTGCTCGACCGCATGGAGCTGATCAACGTGGGGGGATACATCACCGAGGAGAAGATAGAAATCTCCCACCGTCACCTGGTGCCCAAGGAGCTGTTGAACCACGGCATCGAAAAAGGAGCATTCAACATCCCCAAGCCCACACTGCAACGCATCATCGAAAACTACACGCGCGAGTCGGGTGTGAGAGAGCTGAACAAGAAGATCGCCAAGATCATGCGCCGCGTGGCCCGTCGTGTGGCGGCTGAGGAGCCCTACCCCCGCTCGCTGAAAGTGCAGGATATCCGTGAATACCTGGGTGTGGAGCAATACAGTCGCGACCGATACCAGGGCAACGAATACGCCGGCGTGGTGACCGGCCTGGCCTGGACTGCCGTAGGAGGAGAGATTCTTTTCGTGGAGAGCTCACTCAGCCGTGGCAAGGGTGCCAAGCTGACCCTCACCGGCAACCTGGGAGATGTAATGAAGGAGTCGGCCATGTTGGCCATGGAGTACATCCACTCCCACGCGGAGGAATTGGAAATCGATCCGGAGCTGTTCGACAACTGGAACACACACATCCATGTGCCCGAAGGAGCCATTCCCAAGGATGGACCCTCGGCGGGTATCACCATGATCACTTCACTGGCATCGGTCTACACACAACGCAAGGTACGTGCGAACGTGGCCATGACCGGTGAAATCACCCTGCGGGGTAAGGTGTTGCCGGTAGGTGGCATCCGCGAAAAGATCCTGGCAGCCAAACGGGCCGGCATCAGCGATATCATTCTTTGCAAGGAGAACCAAAAAGATATTGAGGAGATCAAAGCTGACTACGTGAAAGGACTCACCTTCCACTATGTGAGTGACGTGAAGGAGGTGCTTGACGCAGCTCTGCTACCCGAGAAAGTGGCCAATGCGAAGAATCTGGCTGTTGCTAAATAA